The genome window TACTCGAGAGGCATCCATCTCTAAAAGATTATTTCGAAGCCGGAGAAATCATAATAGTTAACAACGGGAGAGTACTCCAAGTTTCAGATAAAGTCGCAGCAGACTCAGAGCTCATACTAATGCCACCAGTTTCGGGCGGCTCGCCCTATGCATTCATTGATCGGGTAGACCCCGTCCTTATTCTTGACGGCCTTCTTAAAGCTCTTGATGACGGTGCCGGAGCCGTAGCCATATTTATAGGCAGGGTCAAAGGGAAGGTTCAAGGGAAAAGCGTCAATGAGCTCTACTACGAGGCACTAGAGCCCTTGGCTACATCCACCCTTACAAGCATAGGAGAAGAGGAGGCTAAAAAACACTCGTTGATATACTCGACAATCTACCACAAGAAGGGTTCTGCCAAGCCGGGTGAGCCTGTCCTATTCATAGGCGTCGCTTCGGAACGTCGCGATGTGGCTTTGCGGGCTCTGCGGGACATTCTCGAGAGGGTCAAGCATGAAGTATACGTGTGGAAGCTTGAAAAGCGCGAGGACGGGGAGTTCTGGATACTGGGTGACGGGAGGAGGATTCCTAGACCCTATTCTGCTCACCCTTAACCTTCTCTAAAACTCTTATTTCCTGGATAATCGTGTGAGGATATTGCCCCCTTTCGTCTTTTTCCAGCGCTTTCACCATGTCCCATATAGTTAGTAATGCTATGCTTACGCCCGTTAAAGCCTCCATTTCCACCCCTGTTTGCGCCGTAGTCTTAACGGTTACAAC of Thermofilum uzonense contains these proteins:
- a CDS encoding molybdenum cofactor biosynthesis protein — translated: MQVKIRYLSLFRDLVGKGDEVLEIQGQEATVKTVLDLVLERHPSLKDYFEAGEIIIVNNGRVLQVSDKVAADSELILMPPVSGGSPYAFIDRVDPVLILDGLLKALDDGAGAVAIFIGRVKGKVQGKSVNELYYEALEPLATSTLTSIGEEEAKKHSLIYSTIYHKKGSAKPGEPVLFIGVASERRDVALRALRDILERVKHEVYVWKLEKREDGEFWILGDGRRIPRPYSAHP